In Pengzhenrongella sicca, a single genomic region encodes these proteins:
- a CDS encoding protein-L-isoaspartate O-methyltransferase family protein, with amino-acid sequence MTDLERAAEIRAAMADLDRRAFLPAEQRAFAAEDRPLPLGLGQTNSQPSTVAAMLRLLRVPAGARVLDVGAGSGWTTALLARLVGPTGTVLGLELEPSLARQGARNLAAWSMPWARLEVADPRRLGRPDARGFDRILVSAAARRLPPELVDQVAAGGRMVLPVRRTLWLVERGDDGVTRTPHGSYRFVPLR; translated from the coding sequence ATGACGGACCTCGAGCGCGCCGCCGAGATCCGCGCGGCGATGGCCGACCTCGACCGGCGCGCCTTCCTCCCCGCCGAGCAGCGCGCGTTCGCTGCCGAGGACCGCCCGCTGCCGCTCGGCCTCGGGCAGACGAACTCCCAGCCCTCGACGGTCGCCGCGATGCTCCGGCTGCTGCGGGTCCCCGCCGGCGCGCGCGTGCTCGACGTCGGCGCCGGTTCTGGCTGGACGACGGCGCTGCTCGCCCGGCTCGTCGGGCCGACCGGGACGGTCCTGGGCCTGGAGCTCGAGCCCAGCCTCGCGCGGCAGGGCGCGCGCAACCTCGCCGCCTGGTCGATGCCGTGGGCCCGGCTCGAGGTCGCAGACCCGCGCCGCCTCGGGCGGCCCGACGCGCGCGGCTTCGACCGGATCCTCGTCTCGGCGGCCGCGCGCCGCCTGCCGCCCGAGCTCGTCGACCAGGTCGCTGCCGGCGGGCGGATGGTGCTCCCGGTCCGGCGCACGCTGTGGCTCGTCGAGCGCGGCGACGACGGCGTCACCCGGACCCCGCACGGCTCCTACCGCTTCGTCCCGCTGCGATGA
- a CDS encoding ABC transporter ATP-binding protein, whose amino-acid sequence MPRHAAPAPPAIATARTLVKTYGAGETAVRALDGIDVDLVRGELTAIMGPSGSGKSTLMHCLAGLDRATSGSVVVDGAEITRMSERQLTRLRRTRLGFVFQSYNLVPTLTAVENITLPLDIARRRVDQAHLDSVIAAVGLADRLHHRPSELSGGQQQRVACARALVSRPAIVFADEPTGNLDSRSAREVLTFLRASVDDLGQSVVMVTHDPNAASFAHRVLFLADGHLVGELTRPTAGTILDALRELG is encoded by the coding sequence ATGCCTCGGCACGCCGCACCCGCCCCGCCGGCCATCGCGACGGCACGCACGCTCGTCAAGACCTACGGCGCGGGCGAGACCGCGGTGCGCGCGCTCGACGGGATCGACGTCGACCTCGTGCGCGGCGAGCTCACCGCCATCATGGGACCGTCCGGCTCGGGCAAGTCGACGCTCATGCACTGCCTCGCCGGGCTCGACCGGGCGACGTCCGGCAGCGTCGTCGTCGACGGCGCCGAGATCACCCGGATGAGCGAGCGCCAGCTGACCCGGCTGCGCCGGACCCGGCTCGGGTTCGTGTTCCAGTCCTACAACCTGGTGCCCACGCTCACCGCCGTCGAGAACATCACCCTGCCGCTCGACATCGCACGCCGCCGCGTCGACCAGGCCCACCTCGACTCCGTCATCGCGGCGGTCGGGCTCGCGGACCGCCTGCACCACCGCCCGAGCGAGCTATCCGGCGGGCAGCAGCAGCGGGTCGCGTGCGCACGGGCCCTGGTGTCGAGGCCCGCGATCGTGTTCGCCGACGAGCCGACCGGCAACCTGGACTCCCGGTCCGCCCGCGAGGTCCTCACGTTCCTGCGGGCGTCCGTCGACGACCTCGGCCAGAGCGTCGTGATGGTCACGCACGACCCCAACGCGGCGTCGTTCGCCCACCGCGTCCTCTTCCTCGCCGACGGGCACCTGGTCGGCGAGCTCACCCGGCCGACGGCCGGCACGATCCTCGACGCGCTGCGCGAGCTCGGCTGA